Proteins from a genomic interval of Nitrospira sp.:
- the gspM gene encoding type II secretion system protein GspM — MMHQLRERWTQLAPRERAILSVGGVVVAASLLFVLVVDPLLATMDRLDRQAAKKQRESSELAALGADYASKRARLTRAEQRMPVTDAGFSLLAFIEEAANQAHVRERIAGMQPQVQALAQGYQETAVDLRLDGVQLPDLMALLLAIDQAPYELQVRHLQVRPKFDNPVNLDATVRVVSYAKG; from the coding sequence ATGATGCACCAATTGCGCGAACGGTGGACTCAGCTGGCTCCGCGCGAACGCGCGATCTTGTCGGTCGGCGGCGTGGTGGTCGCTGCCAGCCTCTTGTTCGTGCTGGTCGTGGATCCCCTGCTGGCGACCATGGACCGCCTGGATCGCCAGGCCGCCAAGAAGCAACGAGAGAGCAGCGAACTGGCGGCGTTGGGTGCCGACTATGCGAGCAAGCGCGCGCGACTGACTCGCGCGGAACAGCGGATGCCGGTGACCGATGCGGGGTTCTCCCTGCTGGCCTTCATCGAGGAGGCGGCGAACCAGGCCCATGTCCGTGAGCGGATTGCCGGCATGCAGCCCCAGGTGCAAGCCCTGGCGCAAGGGTATCAAGAAACTGCGGTCGATCTCCGCTTGGATGGCGTGCAACTGCCGGATCTGATGGCGCTCCTGCTGGCGATCGACCAGGCTCCGTATGAACTGCAAGTCAGGCATCTGCAAGTACGTCCGAAGTTCGACAATCCCGTGAATCTCGATGCCACTGTCCGAGTGGTCAGTTATGCGAAAGGATGA
- the gspK gene encoding type II secretion system minor pseudopilin GspK has product MRKDDERGVALLLALLILALLVALILEFDGEARREYRDAAAFRDNFKAHTLTRAAVQAARAVLQQDLLKDKQVGESYDSPTDLWAMPIKNYAIGDGFLSAQIEDERGKLNLNDLAAAAGDAIQKKAKIDRFKRLFELLQLSPDLVDAVVDWVDPDENQEPAGAESLYYQSQRPPYRAANAPLSGLGDLRLIKGFTPEIADRLSRYVTVFPQEGGALVNLNTADPLVIQALDPAITQSMAAEIIQGRPYKKKEDLDRIGSFQEIGAKLRATQSGYDVKSEFYSARLAISVNDVTKTAWVVLQRDANKGDSTVKYLRVF; this is encoded by the coding sequence ATGCGAAAGGATGATGAACGCGGCGTCGCGCTCCTGCTTGCCCTGCTCATCTTGGCCCTGCTCGTGGCCCTGATTCTCGAATTCGACGGCGAGGCCCGGCGCGAATATCGCGACGCGGCAGCCTTTCGCGACAACTTCAAAGCGCACACCCTCACCCGCGCCGCTGTTCAGGCGGCTCGCGCCGTTCTCCAGCAGGATTTATTGAAGGATAAACAAGTCGGTGAGTCGTACGATTCCCCCACCGATCTCTGGGCCATGCCGATCAAGAACTATGCGATCGGCGACGGCTTTCTGAGCGCACAGATCGAGGATGAGCGGGGCAAGCTCAATCTGAACGATCTGGCTGCTGCCGCCGGCGATGCTATTCAGAAGAAAGCGAAGATCGATCGGTTTAAGCGCCTCTTTGAATTACTTCAGCTCAGCCCCGATCTGGTCGATGCCGTGGTCGATTGGGTGGATCCGGATGAAAACCAGGAACCGGCCGGAGCGGAGAGCCTCTACTATCAATCGCAGCGTCCGCCCTATCGCGCAGCCAATGCGCCGCTGTCAGGCTTGGGCGATTTGCGGCTGATCAAAGGCTTTACACCTGAAATAGCCGACCGGCTTTCGCGGTATGTGACGGTGTTCCCTCAGGAGGGCGGCGCGCTGGTCAATCTGAATACGGCGGACCCCTTGGTGATTCAAGCCCTGGATCCGGCGATCACGCAATCGATGGCGGCAGAAATCATCCAGGGACGGCCCTATAAGAAAAAGGAAGATCTGGATCGCATCGGCAGCTTTCAGGAAATCGGCGCCAAACTGCGCGCGACGCAAAGCGGATATGATGTGAAGAGCGAGTTCTATTCAGCCCGGTTGGCCATCAGCGTGAACGATGTGACAAAGACCGCCTGGGTGGTGCTCCAGCGCGACGCGAATAAGGGCGACAGCACCGTAAAGTACCTGCGGGTGTTCTGA
- a CDS encoding porin, translated as MLDKGQMTIDEWVQLKAEEEQRESKTFEESRGVGDTPVKAKWYEQISIRGYTQIRFNRLGNPNGSLLNDQGDKSIGDNNGFFLRRARFIVSGQPHDRVFIYLQPDFASTIGGSGHVAQLRDWYADLFLTENKEWRIRAGQSKVPYGFENLQSSQNRLGLDRNDALNSAVSNERDFGFFLYYAPTHIRALFRRLVDSGLKGSGDYGMLGFGVYNGQTANQAERNDDKHMIVRADYPYEFANGQVLEVGASAYRGVFVISKTAVVPVGGGAAVTPSGNTSILDERVEAHFVLYPQPFGLQGEYTVGRGPELSPDRRSVGESSLHGGYIQAMYNYKCTTYCLNVFPFVRYQEYQGGKKHEANAPSNRVRELEFGVEYQFNSHIELTALYAFTDRTSALATGPDPYKSQAGNLIRLQLQWNY; from the coding sequence ATGCTGGATAAGGGACAGATGACGATCGATGAGTGGGTTCAGTTGAAGGCCGAAGAGGAACAGCGAGAGAGCAAGACGTTTGAAGAAAGCCGCGGCGTGGGCGACACTCCGGTCAAGGCCAAATGGTATGAACAAATTAGCATTCGTGGCTATACGCAGATTCGGTTTAACCGACTGGGAAATCCGAATGGCAGCTTACTCAACGACCAAGGAGATAAATCAATCGGCGACAACAACGGATTCTTTTTGCGACGGGCTCGTTTTATTGTGAGCGGTCAGCCGCATGACCGAGTGTTTATCTACCTCCAGCCGGATTTTGCTTCGACGATCGGCGGAAGCGGCCACGTGGCGCAGCTGCGAGACTGGTATGCGGATCTGTTTCTGACCGAGAACAAAGAGTGGCGAATCCGGGCGGGACAGTCCAAGGTACCCTATGGCTTCGAGAACCTCCAGTCGAGTCAAAATCGTCTCGGGCTTGATCGAAACGATGCGTTGAACAGTGCCGTCTCCAACGAACGCGATTTCGGGTTCTTTCTCTATTATGCTCCGACGCATATTCGTGCCCTGTTCCGGAGACTGGTAGACAGTGGACTTAAAGGGTCGGGTGATTACGGCATGTTGGGATTTGGCGTCTATAACGGACAGACCGCCAATCAGGCGGAACGCAATGACGACAAGCACATGATTGTGCGCGCCGATTATCCCTATGAGTTTGCCAATGGCCAAGTCTTGGAGGTAGGTGCCAGCGCTTATCGCGGTGTATTCGTGATCTCGAAAACAGCTGTGGTTCCGGTTGGAGGTGGGGCTGCCGTGACGCCGTCAGGCAACACGAGTATTCTCGATGAACGGGTGGAAGCGCACTTTGTACTTTATCCGCAGCCATTCGGACTACAGGGTGAATATACAGTTGGGCGAGGGCCAGAGCTGAGCCCCGATCGCCGATCCGTCGGCGAAAGCAGTCTCCACGGCGGATACATCCAGGCTATGTATAACTATAAGTGCACGACCTATTGCCTCAATGTTTTTCCGTTCGTCCGGTACCAGGAATATCAAGGAGGGAAAAAACACGAGGCGAATGCGCCGAGTAATCGGGTTAGAGAATTAGAATTTGGCGTCGAATACCAGTTCAATTCTCATATCGAGCTGACGGCGCTGTATGCGTTCACCGATCGGACGTCGGCGCTTGCCACAGGTCCGGACCCGTACAAGAGTCAGGCCGGAAACTTGATTCGATTGCAGTTGCAGTGGAACTATTAG
- a CDS encoding PstS family phosphate ABC transporter substrate-binding protein, with protein sequence MMRAKLPLSIAVSIGIMTIAANSALAQLKPTIDPHIQAYVRGTAITGSLTVAGSDTMKPLTLRWESRLRELYPDFTVKAQGLGSETGPPALLDGTAQIAALSRKMTSDEIATFVKRYGYEPTEVPVAADALAVFVHQDNPITGLTLQELDAIFCKDRRRGADQLIAKWGQLGLGDEWSQAGIRLHGRNSSSGTTTFFRDQVCQNGEFLPTLKQAPGSASIIVEITKDRYAAGFSGIGYRTSKVRPIALSDRRGSVFVEPNFETVINGTYPLRRHLYLYVNKPPKSELPAIVSEFVKFAISQDGQQIVIKEGFFPLPADELNRQVAAWTKPVQAATNEKPAQSRN encoded by the coding sequence ATGATGCGAGCCAAGCTTCCACTCTCTATTGCGGTTTCGATCGGTATTATGACCATCGCAGCAAACTCTGCCCTCGCCCAACTCAAACCGACAATTGATCCACACATTCAGGCCTATGTTCGGGGCACTGCGATTACCGGATCCCTCACGGTCGCCGGATCGGATACCATGAAGCCTCTCACTCTCAGGTGGGAAAGCAGATTGCGGGAACTTTACCCAGACTTTACAGTCAAGGCGCAGGGGTTAGGATCAGAAACCGGCCCGCCGGCACTCCTGGATGGCACGGCTCAGATCGCCGCACTCTCCCGAAAAATGACCTCCGATGAGATTGCCACGTTCGTCAAGCGCTACGGGTATGAGCCGACCGAGGTCCCCGTCGCCGCAGACGCCCTGGCTGTTTTTGTTCACCAGGACAATCCGATCACCGGGCTGACCCTGCAAGAACTTGACGCCATCTTCTGCAAGGATCGGCGCCGTGGGGCCGATCAGCTGATCGCCAAGTGGGGCCAACTCGGCCTCGGGGACGAATGGAGCCAGGCCGGAATTCGGCTCCACGGACGAAATTCCTCATCCGGAACCACGACGTTTTTCCGAGACCAGGTCTGCCAGAACGGAGAGTTTCTCCCGACGTTGAAGCAGGCGCCGGGCTCAGCCTCCATCATTGTCGAAATCACGAAGGATCGTTACGCCGCGGGATTTAGCGGAATCGGTTACCGAACCTCGAAGGTCAGGCCGATTGCACTCTCCGACCGGAGGGGGAGTGTCTTCGTTGAGCCCAATTTCGAGACAGTGATCAATGGTACCTATCCGCTCCGACGTCATTTGTATCTGTATGTAAATAAACCTCCGAAGTCTGAGCTGCCCGCAATCGTCTCTGAGTTTGTCAAGTTTGCAATAAGCCAGGACGGCCAGCAGATCGTCATAAAAGAAGGATTTTTCCCTCTCCCTGCCGATGAACTCAATCGGCAGGTTGCCGCCTGGACCAAACCTGTACAGGCAGCGACGAACGAGAAGCCAGCGCAATCGAGGAACTAA
- a CDS encoding PstS family phosphate ABC transporter substrate-binding protein, with product MHVCLSDGVKASIGLVALGVLCLVPGPIFSAPTALIKVDGSSTVFPITEAVAEEFQKETRGSVRVTVGISGTGGGFKKFCRGEIDVQDASRPISSSEMEACRAGGVQFYELPIAFDALTIAVSPQATWVDSITVAELKTMWEPSAQGRVTKWNQVRSTWPDQPLKLFGAGSDSGTFDYFTEAVVGKAKSSRGDFTASEDDNTLVQGIANDKQALGYIPYAYYEPNKKRLKAVAIDDGHGPVSPSRETVENGSYQPLSRPLFIYVNAKSASKPEVKRFVEFYLAQVPVLAPQVKYVPLPPQAYALAGEHFKNGRQGTAFQGGSTIGMKIEDLLRRDAKL from the coding sequence ATGCACGTGTGTCTATCTGATGGAGTGAAGGCGAGTATTGGGCTGGTGGCCTTAGGCGTCTTGTGTTTGGTCCCCGGTCCCATATTCTCAGCACCTACCGCACTCATCAAAGTCGACGGGTCGAGCACCGTGTTCCCGATTACGGAAGCGGTGGCTGAAGAGTTCCAGAAGGAAACGAGAGGGTCGGTCCGTGTCACGGTCGGTATTTCAGGAACCGGCGGCGGCTTCAAAAAGTTCTGCCGCGGCGAGATTGACGTGCAGGATGCCTCGCGTCCTATTTCCAGCAGCGAAATGGAAGCCTGCCGTGCCGGCGGTGTGCAATTCTATGAATTGCCGATCGCCTTCGATGCGCTCACGATTGCCGTGAGCCCACAGGCCACCTGGGTGGACTCCATCACGGTGGCAGAATTGAAAACCATGTGGGAGCCCTCTGCCCAAGGGCGGGTGACTAAGTGGAACCAGGTCCGTTCGACCTGGCCCGATCAGCCGCTGAAACTGTTCGGCGCCGGATCCGACTCCGGCACCTTCGATTACTTCACTGAAGCGGTGGTCGGGAAGGCCAAATCCAGCCGGGGCGACTTTACGGCGAGTGAAGATGACAATACGCTGGTCCAGGGCATCGCGAATGACAAACAGGCGCTCGGCTATATTCCCTATGCCTATTACGAACCGAACAAGAAGCGCTTGAAAGCGGTGGCCATCGATGACGGGCATGGGCCGGTGAGTCCGTCACGCGAGACGGTCGAAAATGGCTCCTATCAGCCCCTGTCTCGCCCGTTGTTTATCTATGTAAACGCGAAGTCCGCTTCCAAGCCTGAGGTGAAGCGCTTTGTCGAATTTTACCTGGCGCAAGTGCCGGTGCTGGCGCCGCAAGTGAAATATGTGCCGCTGCCGCCGCAAGCCTATGCGCTGGCCGGTGAGCATTTTAAGAACGGCCGACAGGGGACCGCGTTTCAGGGAGGCTCGACGATCGGCATGAAGATCGAAGACCTGCTCCGGCGCGACGCAAAACTTTAA
- the pstC gene encoding phosphate ABC transporter permease subunit PstC yields the protein MDAHIAEIPVEKKTVIKSLSPRLVPRLKEKAIELLLQSAAFTSVAITLGIVGVLAYESFHFFQQVSVVDFLTDRQWTPLFADAHYGILSLVSGTLVTTAVALLVAVPMGSLIAIYLSEYASRPVREFVKPVLELLSAVPTVVYGYFALLFVTPALQKIWPDLPGFNMLSAGLVIGFMIVPYVSSVSEDAMRAVPLYLREGAFALGATRMQTALRVVFPSALSGITAAYVLGVSRAIGETMVVAIAAGMQPMLTLNPLEPAATMTAYIVQVSLGDLPHGSVGYQTIFATGLMLLLITLLFNIAGHALKKRYRQVY from the coding sequence ATGGATGCTCACATCGCCGAGATCCCGGTCGAGAAGAAGACTGTCATCAAGAGTCTCTCTCCTCGACTCGTTCCCCGTCTCAAGGAGAAAGCGATCGAGCTGCTCTTGCAGTCGGCGGCTTTCACCTCGGTGGCGATTACGCTCGGGATTGTCGGCGTCCTGGCTTACGAATCGTTCCACTTCTTTCAGCAGGTCTCCGTGGTGGATTTTCTGACCGACCGCCAATGGACGCCGTTGTTTGCCGACGCGCATTACGGGATTCTCTCCCTCGTGTCGGGCACGCTCGTCACGACGGCGGTGGCCTTGCTCGTGGCCGTTCCGATGGGAAGTCTGATCGCCATCTATTTGAGCGAATATGCCTCGCGCCCGGTGCGCGAATTCGTGAAGCCGGTGCTGGAGCTGCTCAGCGCCGTGCCGACCGTCGTGTATGGATACTTTGCCCTGTTGTTCGTGACGCCCGCCTTGCAAAAGATCTGGCCTGATCTTCCCGGCTTCAACATGCTGAGCGCCGGGCTCGTCATCGGCTTCATGATTGTTCCCTATGTCAGTTCCGTGAGCGAGGATGCCATGCGGGCGGTGCCCCTGTATCTTCGCGAAGGCGCCTTTGCCTTGGGCGCCACCCGCATGCAAACGGCGCTGCGGGTGGTCTTTCCCTCGGCCCTGTCCGGCATCACGGCCGCCTATGTGTTGGGCGTCTCGCGGGCCATCGGGGAAACGATGGTGGTGGCTATTGCCGCGGGGATGCAACCGATGCTGACTCTGAATCCGCTGGAACCGGCTGCGACGATGACCGCGTACATTGTCCAGGTCAGCCTGGGCGACCTGCCGCACGGAAGCGTGGGCTATCAAACGATCTTTGCCACGGGGCTCATGCTCCTATTGATCACCCTTTTGTTTAACATTGCAGGCCATGCGCTTAAAAAACGGTATCGCCAGGTATATTAA
- the pstA gene encoding phosphate ABC transporter permease PstA has product MRRKGLDRFFAFEGLLVMGVALLVLFALVGQLAADGAGRLSWQFLTSFPSRFPAQAGILTAWIGTLLVMLLTALTAVPLGIGAAIYLEEYAAKSRLTEVIEINIANLAGVPSIVYGLMALGLLVYELHLGQSFLTAGLTLGMLILPMVIIATREAIRAVPPAVREAAYALGATKWQTVRDHVLPYSMGGILTGMILALSRAVGETAPLITVGALSFIAFLPHPPWQGEFPFVSFEWLFDPFTVMPIQMFNWVSRPQEEFHVNAAAAGLILLAMSLAMNAVAIVIRARFRKRIHW; this is encoded by the coding sequence ATGCGGCGCAAGGGCCTCGATCGCTTCTTTGCCTTCGAAGGACTCCTCGTGATGGGCGTCGCCCTGCTCGTCTTGTTCGCCCTGGTGGGGCAACTCGCGGCCGATGGGGCCGGCCGGTTGTCCTGGCAATTTCTTACGTCCTTCCCGTCCCGGTTTCCGGCGCAAGCCGGCATTCTGACCGCCTGGATCGGCACCCTCTTGGTCATGCTGCTGACGGCGCTGACGGCCGTTCCCTTGGGGATCGGAGCCGCCATTTATCTGGAAGAATATGCCGCGAAAAGCCGGTTGACCGAGGTGATTGAAATCAACATCGCCAATCTGGCCGGCGTGCCGTCGATCGTCTACGGGCTCATGGCCCTCGGGCTGCTGGTCTATGAGCTGCACCTGGGGCAAAGCTTTCTGACTGCCGGGCTGACCCTGGGCATGTTGATTCTTCCGATGGTCATCATTGCGACTCGCGAGGCGATTCGGGCCGTGCCCCCTGCCGTGCGCGAAGCGGCTTATGCGCTCGGCGCCACCAAGTGGCAGACCGTCCGGGATCATGTCCTGCCCTATTCGATGGGCGGCATTCTGACAGGGATGATTCTGGCGCTTTCGCGGGCCGTCGGCGAGACGGCCCCGCTGATTACCGTCGGGGCCCTGTCGTTCATCGCCTTTCTCCCCCACCCGCCATGGCAGGGAGAGTTTCCGTTTGTCTCGTTCGAGTGGCTGTTCGATCCCTTCACCGTGATGCCGATTCAAATGTTCAATTGGGTGTCCCGACCGCAAGAGGAGTTTCACGTCAATGCGGCGGCGGCCGGTCTGATCTTGCTGGCCATGAGTCTGGCGATGAATGCGGTGGCGATCGTCATTCGGGCGCGGTTCAGAAAACGGATCCACTGGTGA
- the pstB gene encoding phosphate ABC transporter ATP-binding protein PstB produces MKALDVSQTVLKAESQGLNFFYGRAQALHGLSLPVYDRCVTALIGPSGCGKTTYLRCFNRMHDLYPGNRYEGAVILYPDRVNIVGPEVDPIEVRMRIGMVFQKPNPFPKSIYENVAYGMRIRGVSSKADLDMVVERALQEAALWGEVKDRLQASAMNLSGGQQQRLCIARALATSPELLLFDEPTSALDPTATSRIEELVTELKQKVAIVIVTHNMQQAARVSDHTAFMYEGRLVEFDRTEKMFTNPSVKLTEDYVTGRFG; encoded by the coding sequence ATGAAAGCCTTGGATGTATCGCAAACGGTCCTCAAAGCGGAGTCGCAGGGGCTCAATTTCTTTTACGGCCGGGCGCAGGCGCTCCATGGCCTGTCCCTCCCGGTCTATGACCGCTGTGTGACGGCGCTGATCGGTCCCTCCGGCTGCGGGAAAACCACCTATTTGCGCTGTTTCAACCGCATGCACGACTTGTATCCAGGAAATCGCTACGAAGGGGCTGTCATTCTGTATCCGGACCGGGTCAATATCGTGGGGCCTGAGGTCGATCCGATCGAGGTGCGGATGCGCATCGGGATGGTGTTTCAAAAGCCCAACCCCTTCCCCAAGTCCATCTATGAAAATGTGGCGTACGGGATGCGGATCAGAGGGGTGTCATCGAAAGCCGATCTGGATATGGTGGTCGAGCGGGCGCTGCAAGAAGCGGCCTTATGGGGAGAAGTCAAAGACCGGCTCCAGGCATCCGCGATGAATCTCTCAGGCGGGCAACAGCAGCGTTTGTGTATTGCCCGGGCTCTGGCGACCAGTCCGGAACTCCTCTTATTCGATGAGCCGACCTCGGCGCTGGATCCGACCGCGACGTCACGTATCGAAGAACTCGTGACGGAACTGAAGCAGAAGGTTGCGATCGTTATCGTGACGCACAATATGCAGCAGGCGGCGCGAGTTTCGGACCACACGGCCTTCATGTACGAGGGGCGGTTGGTGGAGTTCGATCGTACGGAGAAGATGTTTACTAATCCATCCGTCAAACTGACGGAAGACTATGTCACCGGTCGTTTCGGGTGA
- the phoU gene encoding phosphate signaling complex protein PhoU has translation MQRHIDQELGDLKDRLLQMGALVEEQIERAITAMIERDAVLAGQVIERDTLVNRYDVEIDEACIRLLALQAPAAKDLRFVTTAMKISTELERMSDLAENICERVIELNEEPQLKPYIDLPRMAAWTMKMVHEALDAFVRQDAALARKVCADDDFVDNLTHQLFRELVSFMIENPSTITRAIRLTFIGKYIERIADHATNIGELVIYMVEGKIVRHMTPPAVQPNTSLNS, from the coding sequence ATGCAACGACATATCGATCAGGAACTCGGTGACTTGAAAGACCGTTTGCTCCAAATGGGGGCGTTGGTCGAAGAGCAGATCGAGCGCGCGATTACGGCCATGATCGAACGCGATGCCGTGCTGGCTGGGCAGGTCATCGAGCGCGACACGCTGGTCAATCGCTACGATGTGGAGATCGACGAAGCCTGCATCCGTCTGTTGGCCTTGCAGGCGCCCGCGGCAAAAGACCTGCGGTTTGTCACGACGGCGATGAAGATTTCCACAGAACTCGAACGCATGAGCGATCTCGCCGAAAATATCTGCGAGCGGGTCATCGAGTTGAATGAAGAACCGCAGCTGAAGCCCTATATCGATCTGCCGCGCATGGCCGCCTGGACCATGAAGATGGTGCATGAAGCGCTGGATGCCTTTGTCCGGCAGGATGCGGCCCTGGCTCGAAAAGTCTGTGCCGACGATGACTTCGTCGATAATCTGACCCATCAACTCTTTCGTGAACTCGTCTCATTCATGATCGAAAACCCCTCCACCATTACGCGGGCTATTCGACTCACCTTTATCGGCAAATACATCGAACGGATCGCGGATCACGCCACCAATATCGGCGAATTGGTCATCTATATGGTGGAAGGCAAGATCGTGCGACACATGACCCCTCCTGCTGTCCAGCCGAACACGTCCCTGAATAGCTAG
- a CDS encoding phosphate-starvation-inducible PsiE family protein, translating into MIGSLASAETRLRLPRLWQLFASPDLTLLWEKGTQAVLSLLIVTILVGLAGGVIKTFIGLRLLLTADIDQGLRHLIVNTLMLLAVVEVLKTTLAYFSDGRVRVTFIVDTVLVVMLTEVISQWFTGGDWQKLAILAVILLTLGLIRVLAVRFSPAQPAHSAPSPTMGPIFSSTL; encoded by the coding sequence ATGATCGGCAGCCTGGCATCGGCTGAAACCCGTCTGCGTCTGCCCCGGCTCTGGCAGCTCTTCGCGTCGCCGGATCTGACCCTGCTCTGGGAAAAAGGGACGCAGGCAGTCCTGAGCCTCCTCATTGTCACCATCCTGGTCGGACTGGCGGGCGGAGTCATCAAGACCTTTATCGGCCTGCGGCTCCTCTTGACCGCCGACATCGATCAGGGTCTGCGTCACCTCATCGTCAACACACTCATGCTGCTGGCGGTGGTGGAAGTCCTGAAGACGACGCTGGCCTATTTTTCAGACGGCCGCGTGCGCGTCACCTTTATCGTCGATACCGTCCTGGTCGTCATGTTGACGGAAGTGATTTCCCAATGGTTCACCGGCGGAGACTGGCAGAAGCTCGCCATCCTGGCGGTGATTCTCCTCACACTCGGACTCATCCGGGTATTGGCCGTCCGGTTCAGTCCGGCGCAACCGGCTCATTCCGCACCATCGCCAACCATGGGCCCGATCTTCTCATCCACACTCTAG
- a CDS encoding CBS domain-containing protein produces MVTVSHIMTPRVVHIEAGTSAIDAAKLMTRHKIGSVFVKKNNQFIGIVTEPDIVRKVVGADRVPYYIPVEEIMSSPIVGIDEQRPITEAADLMELHGTRHLAVFKSGAIVGTLSVRDLLHPVSIDEF; encoded by the coding sequence ATGGTCACAGTCAGTCACATTATGACCCCTCGTGTCGTCCACATCGAAGCGGGCACCTCGGCGATCGATGCCGCCAAATTGATGACGCGGCACAAGATCGGCAGCGTCTTCGTCAAGAAGAACAACCAGTTCATCGGGATCGTCACGGAGCCGGACATCGTCCGGAAGGTGGTCGGAGCAGACCGCGTGCCCTACTACATTCCGGTCGAAGAGATCATGAGCAGCCCCATCGTCGGGATCGATGAACAGCGGCCCATTACGGAAGCCGCCGACCTCATGGAACTCCATGGCACGCGCCATCTGGCGGTATTCAAGAGCGGCGCAATCGTCGGCACGCTTTCCGTCCGGGATCTCCTTCACCCGGTCTCCATCGACGAATTTTAG
- a CDS encoding response regulator, with product MTTPVPSCTVLVVDPCRETQAQILGHMQDRGFSVITASDPSTALATIELTAPDIVLTDSFLPEGAGLTLTKTLRARHVPCPVIVMAAHQSEQAVIHALRAGAVDFLQKPIGVEELAHALQRARYLLPADMADTPGLVRSDYALTVDSDPRHIPGIVSWLIRATAGALSDTTQLHLRGTLQELLLNAVEHGNLEISYQVKQQAIDQNRLSQLVQERLAQPRLAQRTVTIHVHCDRQAGHLEYRIADQGKGFQWKTLLHRATTPCNAEDASGRGIFLARSFFPNLCYNDRGNEVTVQIPID from the coding sequence ATGACGACTCCCGTCCCGTCCTGCACTGTCCTGGTGGTCGATCCCTGCCGGGAGACGCAAGCGCAGATCCTGGGCCATATGCAAGATCGGGGGTTTTCCGTGATCACGGCGTCCGACCCGAGCACGGCGCTCGCGACCATCGAGCTCACGGCCCCGGATATCGTGTTGACCGATTCGTTCCTCCCGGAAGGCGCCGGCCTGACCCTGACCAAAACGCTTCGAGCGCGACATGTCCCGTGCCCGGTCATCGTGATGGCCGCGCATCAATCCGAGCAGGCGGTCATCCATGCGCTGCGCGCCGGAGCCGTGGATTTTCTGCAGAAGCCGATCGGCGTGGAAGAGCTGGCGCATGCGCTGCAACGCGCGCGCTATCTGCTTCCGGCCGATATGGCGGATACACCAGGCCTTGTGCGCTCCGACTACGCCCTGACCGTCGATTCAGACCCGCGGCATATCCCCGGCATTGTGTCCTGGCTGATCAGAGCCACGGCCGGGGCCTTGTCCGATACCACACAGCTCCATCTCCGAGGCACGCTGCAAGAGTTGCTGCTCAACGCCGTCGAGCACGGCAATCTGGAGATTTCCTACCAGGTCAAGCAACAGGCCATCGATCAGAATCGGCTGAGCCAACTCGTGCAGGAACGTCTGGCTCAACCGCGCCTGGCCCAACGCACCGTCACGATCCATGTGCATTGCGACCGTCAGGCCGGACATCTGGAATATCGGATTGCCGATCAGGGGAAAGGGTTTCAATGGAAAACCTTGCTGCATCGGGCCACGACACCCTGCAACGCCGAAGATGCCAGCGGACGGGGGATCTTCCTGGCTCGTTCGTTCTTTCCCAATCTTTGTTACAACGATCGCGGAAATGAAGTGACGGTGCAGATCCCTATCGACTGA
- a CDS encoding Hpt domain-containing protein yields MSADVVFNLAEALTRVDEDEDLFHTLAELFVEQAPIDMAATQAALDAGDAEALARAAHRMKGAILQFSAPRVFEATKELEALGKAGTLDRAATVCAQVDRELQQLIAALRAYVANGSAS; encoded by the coding sequence ATGAGCGCCGACGTCGTGTTTAATCTTGCCGAAGCGCTCACGCGGGTCGATGAGGACGAAGACCTGTTTCACACACTGGCTGAATTGTTCGTCGAGCAGGCACCCATAGATATGGCTGCTACACAGGCCGCGCTCGATGCCGGGGATGCCGAGGCCTTGGCTCGCGCCGCGCACCGGATGAAAGGCGCCATTTTGCAATTTTCCGCTCCCCGTGTGTTCGAGGCGACCAAAGAGCTGGAAGCCCTCGGGAAAGCCGGCACCTTGGACCGCGCCGCGACGGTGTGCGCCCAAGTCGATCGGGAACTCCAACAACTCATTGCGGCGCTGCGCGCATACGTCGCAAACGGATCTGCATCATGA